Proteins encoded together in one Myxocyprinus asiaticus isolate MX2 ecotype Aquarium Trade chromosome 21, UBuf_Myxa_2, whole genome shotgun sequence window:
- the nin gene encoding ninein isoform X5 — translation MDIKLLLSFERLMDGARDQYEEQLKEVFESFDGSGLGSLCPEELTDLCRTLQLEENTLKTLVHTLLQDQLSERVDFEQFKDALILVLSSTNTNDPQECPERPDSPEVQPRFVKGSKRYGRRSAPEFIHTHTDPYTQAEDEKDEDAQDTERTVPRKRERWNADVSISEEFEAEGQLHLWNPDEPSTPCSNAMPLCDLEERFQNACRELSLPMNGMATLQQLHTLCQHTGIEVGEDLFQCADESMMDMQEFVSYIINHSKPPTPSASTPYRQLKRLHLTQFDETGRRISCALSSTIGLQLFSVLDDGSGHAPTEILLYRWMEEGVDNSSEILQALDFNLEGKVNLSELTLALENELLSSKNAVHQAALVSFKAEIRHLLECLDLERREKERIRSDLDKAEKLKSQLASEVDDHHAAIERNNELNLRKLEQEYKESMTALRAELSKEVELVQQQSNQQREELEQEIGKMRDDENVLREHLTLTIKENGRLETELLESTEKLVEAENQINKLQKNLDGVLKERFGDLDLDSAEFYQQEDRLRQLRRNYEEQCRELQDRIDELETQLEEYQTLGSIPSTRPEQSLSEELARKSPDPSSQKRQTLNMTLETEMLLEQHQREIENIRAMIQEEQHSAEEARSCLSLQHQQEVQILREEMARELERANRLQQEVSALHTLHQQELSSLMQEVQDTRSRAEQLKEQVGVLEEKRTAYEEQSKAHAEEISLMEFKHQKALEASLQQQRERLQEEREKEERRLTEQWKQALEHLQRSHEEVLSAQLEEVQQKTKRECVELEKRLREEWEQERQKLEEVSKEALQAVLEERRERERKLRQQWDEERALLEKKHHAILLQHLEEERECFRAQQEETKSIMMEHWCTERAQLEKQSEEALQASLKQERERLQAEREEQERRWQQVLNEEQNRMEEAHREAMQELSAKHSKERERLSSLLEKLRTDIAEERSEVCRLAKENLILKHKISTIREEDLRENQENLRLQHIKQGKRTAQAFRRQLSEPRRLGQQLEEDNILLQQTAEHFFRHTGQEVMRHHDQSPGNEMNGFQLFDRDDFVSRTEKELLRAELHRCIEKVMSLDSSLQTLTQQNARLKSDLRITQQERDALKQEVISLHKQMQSANEKLLEVSVVSSGQQQGRRVWAELSCLMEAEHSSLTAENQQLKRQMSEICSELQTAKEQIHQLEVLSMKHRGLVRTADQEKSALKREMESLHTQLLSTRNKAQLAAVLPSSPLQLPGEQRRQHHSDGPNFNMKV, via the exons GTGGATTTTGAGCAGTTTAAAGATGCGCTGATTCTTGTGTTATCGAGCACAAACACCAATGATCCACAGGAATGTCCTGAACGACCAG ATTCCCCAGAGGTCCAGCCGCGCTTTGTGAAGGGCAGTAAACGTTATGGCCGCCGCTCTGCTCCAgagttcatacacacacacacagatccatACACACAGGCTGAAGATGAGAAGGATGAAGATGCTCAAGACACTGAGAGGACTGTACCCAGGAAACGTGAG cgCTGGAACGCTGACGTTAGCATTTCTGAAGAGTTTGAGGCAGAAG gtcagCTGCACCTTTGGAACCCTGATGAACCCAGCACACCATGTAGCAATGCAATGCCACTCTGTGACTTGGAGGAGCGTTTCCAGAACGCTTGCCGTGAACTCTCTCTACCAATGAATGGCATGGCCACACTGCAACAGCTACACACACTCTGCCAGCACACAGGCATAGAG GTGGGTGAGGATCTGTTCCAGTGTGCTGATGAAAGCATGATGGACATGCAGGAGTTTGTGTCGTACATTATAAACCACAGCAAACCACCCACACCATCAGCTTCTACACCCTACAGACAATTAAAGAGACTCCACTTAACTCAG TTTGATGAAACTGGCCGTAGGATCTCATGTGCATTGAGCAGTACAATCGGTCTGCAGCTGTTTTCAGTTTTGGATGATGGATCAGGTCATGCTCCTACTGAAATTCTGCTCTACAGATGGATGGAAGAGGGAGTCGACAATAGCTCTGAGATCCTGCAG gctCTGGATTTTAACCTGGAAGGCAAAGTGAATCTGTCTGAGCTGACTCTTGCTCTAGAGAATGAACTGCTGAGCTCTAAGAACGCAGTCCACCAGGCAGCGTTAGTGAGCTTTAAGGCAGAAATCAGACATCTGCT TGAGTGTCTTGACCTGGAAAGACGTGAGAAGGAGAGAATTCGCTCTGATCTAGACAAAGCAGAGAAGCTCAAGTCTCAGCTGGCATCTGAAGTGGATGACCACCATGCTGCTATTGAGCGCAATAATGAACTCAATCTCAG GAAGTTGGAGCAGGAATATAAAGAGAGTATGACAGCTCTGAGGGCAGAGCTAAGTAAAGAGGTGGAGCTTGTGCAGCAACAGTCCAATCAGCAACGAGAAGAGCTGGAACAGGAAATTGGGAAGATGAGAGATGATGAAAATGTCCTACGAGAACACCTAACGCTCACCATTAAA GAGAACGGTCGTCTGGAAACTGAACTTCTCGAGAGCACAGAGAAACTGGTGGAGGCTGAAAACCAGATTAACAAACTACAGAAAAACCTGGATGGAGTTTTGAAAGAGAGG ttTGGCGATTTGGATCTAGACAGTGCTGAGTTTTACCAGCAAGAGGACCGTCTGAGACAGCTACGTAGGAACTATGAGGAGCAGTGTAGG GAGTTGCAGGATCGTATAGATGAGTTGGAAACTCAGTTGGAGGAATATCAAACTTTAGGCAGCATCCCCTCAACCCGTCCTGAACAGAGTCTTTCTGAGGAACTGGCCAGAAAGAGCCCAGACCCAA GTTCTCAGAAGCGGCAGACATTAAACATGACTTTGGAGACGGAGATGCTACTGGAGCAGCACCAAAGAGAGATAGAAAACATCAGGGCCATG ATACAAGAAGAACAACACAGTGCAGAGGAGGCGAGGAGTTGTCTTTCCCTGCAGCACCAACAGGAGGTGCAGATTTTGAGGGAGGAGATGGCAAGAGAGCTAGAACGAGCAAACAGGCTGCAGCAGGAAGTGTCTGCCCTCCACACTCTCCACCAGCAGGAGCTCAGCTCTCTCATGCAAGAGGTGCAGGACACTAGGAGCCGTGCAGAGCAGCTGAAGGAGCAGGTGGGAGTTCTGGAGGAGAAACGGACTGCTTATGAGGAGCAGAGCAAAGCGCATGCAGAGGAGATCAGCCTGATGGAATTTAAGCACCAGAAGGCGCTAGAGGCAAGTCTGCAGCAGCAGAGAGAAAGACTGCAGGAAGAGAGGGAAAAGGAGGAGAGGAGGCTCACGGAGCAGTGGAAACAAGCGCTGGAACATTTGCAGAGGAGCCATGAGGAGGTTCTAAGTGCTCAGCTTGAGGAGGTTCAGCAGAAAACCAAACGGGAGTGTGTTGAGCTGGAAAAGAGGCTAAGGGAGGAGTGGGAACAGGAAAGGCAGAAGTTAGAGGAGGTCAGTAAGGAGGCGCTGCAGGCCGTActggaggagaggagagagagagagaggaagcttAGGCAGCAGTGGGATGAGGAGCGTGCTTTATTGGAGAAGAAGCATCATGCTATTCTCCTACAGCATTTAGAGGAGGAGCGGGAATGCTTCCGTGCACAGCAGGAGGAGACCAAGAGCATCATGATGGAGCACTGGTGTACAGAGAGAGCTCAGCTGGAGAAACAAAGTGAGGAGGCACTGCAGGCCAGTTTGAAGCAGGAAAGAGAGCGACTGCAAGCAGAGAGAGAAGAGCAAGAGAGGAGGTGGCAGCAGGTACTAAATGAAGAGCAAAACCGGATGGAGGAGGCACACAGGGAGGCCATGCAGGAGCTAAGTGCCAAACacagtaaagagagagagagactcagcaGCCTTCTGGAAAAATTGCGCACTGACATTGCAGAAGAGAG GAGTGAAGTTTGTCGTCTGGCGAAAGAAAACCTCATTCTAAAGCACAAGATCTCAACCATCAGAGAGGAGGACTTGAGAGAGAACCAGGAGAACTTGCG ACTTCAGCACATCAAGCAGGGGAAGAGAACGGCACAGGCTTTTCGTAGACAG CTCTCAGAGCCACGCCGTCTTGGGCAGCAGCTGGAGGAggataatattttattacaacAGACTGCAGAGCATTTCTTTCGACATACTGGCCAGGAAGTGATGCGTCACCATGACCAAAGCCCAGGCAATGAGATGAATGGG TTCCAGTTGTTTGATCGGGATGATTTTGTATCCAGAACAGAGAAGGAACTGCTTAGAGCAGAACTGCATCGGTGCATAGAAAAG GTGATGTCACTGGACTCCTCTTTACAGACGCTCACTCAGCAGAATGCTCGTCTCAAATCTGACCTACGCATCACACAACAGGAAAGAGATGCCCTCAAACAGGAAGTGATTTCACTTCACAAACAAATGCAATCTGCCAATGAGAAG TTGTTGGAGGTCTCTGTTGTgtcttctggtcagcagcagggAAGGCGTGTGTGGGCGGAGCTTTCATGCCTTATGGAGGCGGAGCATTCCTCATTAACAGCTGAGAACCAGCAACTAAAGCGACAGATGAGTGAGATTTGCTCAGAGCTCCAAACAGCAAAGGAGCAG ATCCATCAGCTAGAGGTGTTGAGTATGAAACATAGAGGGCTGGTGAGAACTGCAGATCAAGAAAAATCAGCCTTGAAACGTGAAATGGAGTCTCTTCACACACAGCTGCTGTCAACACGGAACAAG GCTCAGCTGGCTGCAGTCTTGCCCTCATCTCCTCTACAGTTGCCAGGGGAACAGAGGAGACAGCACCATAGTGACGGCCCCAACTTCAACATGAAG GTGTAG